A section of the Fibrobacter sp. UWH6 genome encodes:
- a CDS encoding restriction endonuclease subunit S, whose amino-acid sequence MSEWKECLLGDFIELHRGYDLTKTSIVKGPYPVVCSTSIMGYHNEFKVKGPGVVIGRSGTLGEVQYVESDYWPHNTSLYVSDFKGNDPKFVKYFLQRFGTGNVGSGSAVPTLNRNHIQALKIKVPPLADQQRIAGILSALDDKIELNNKINDNLEKQAQALFKNWFIDYAPFGGVMPDDWIEGKLGDFVEIKRGGSPRPIQEYLSDSGYRWLKISDVTSLNSPFILEIAEYIKETGLNKTVFLKAGSLVLSNSATPGIPKILDLDSCIHDGWLYFPQSKLTNEFLYLFFKEIRKDLVNLGNGSIFTNLKTEILKNFEITLPSQKILDDFQKIVESLFIQMLNIQREIQRLTTLRDTLLPKLMSGEMNVENIQI is encoded by the coding sequence ATGAGTGAATGGAAAGAATGTTTATTGGGCGACTTTATTGAGTTGCATAGGGGATATGACTTAACAAAAACATCCATTGTTAAAGGACCGTATCCTGTTGTTTGCTCAACTTCTATCATGGGATATCATAATGAATTTAAAGTGAAAGGTCCAGGGGTTGTGATAGGTCGTTCAGGAACATTGGGTGAAGTTCAGTATGTTGAATCCGACTATTGGCCTCATAATACATCACTTTATGTTTCCGATTTTAAGGGAAATGATCCGAAATTTGTTAAGTATTTTCTTCAACGTTTTGGAACGGGAAATGTCGGTAGTGGTTCAGCAGTTCCCACATTGAATAGAAATCATATACAAGCATTGAAGATAAAGGTTCCCCCGCTTGCAGATCAGCAACGAATCGCCGGCATCCTCTCCGCCCTTGACGACAAAATCGAACTCAACAATAAGATAAACGATAATTTAGAGAAACAAGCCCAAGCCCTCTTCAAAAACTGGTTCATCGACTACGCCCCCTTCGGCGGTGTAATGCCTGATGATTGGATAGAAGGAAAACTTGGTGATTTCGTTGAAATCAAAAGAGGTGGCTCGCCCCGTCCCATTCAAGAATATTTGTCCGATTCAGGTTATCGCTGGTTGAAAATATCTGATGTAACCTCTTTGAATTCTCCGTTCATTCTTGAAATCGCAGAATATATTAAGGAAACGGGTCTTAATAAAACTGTTTTCTTGAAGGCGGGATCTTTGGTATTGTCAAATAGTGCCACGCCAGGAATTCCTAAAATTTTAGATTTAGATTCCTGCATTCATGATGGATGGCTTTATTTTCCACAATCAAAACTTACAAACGAATTTTTATATCTCTTCTTTAAAGAAATACGCAAGGATCTTGTCAACTTAGGGAATGGCAGTATTTTTACCAATCTCAAGACCGAAATTCTAAAAAATTTTGAAATTACTTTACCCTCACAAAAAATTTTAGATGACTTCCAAAAAATTGTAGAATCTCTTTTTATTCAAATGTTGAATATTCAAAGAGAAATTCAACGCCTAACCACCCTCCGCGACACACTTCTCCCGAAGCTTATGTCCGGTGAAATGAATGTGGAAAATATCCAGATTTAG
- a CDS encoding restriction endonuclease subunit S: MDNWKKCTIADIGTVVGGATPSTTNPNNYDGGQIAWITPKDLSNHKSRFISHGERNITEHGLKSCSTQLLPKNSILFTSRAPIGYVAIAANEVCTNQGFKSVIPNENTDYMFLYYLLLYNKDLIESMGSGTTFKEVSGKTMQQIPVQVPPFEEQKRISKILSSLDDKIELNAKINDNLAA, from the coding sequence ATGGATAATTGGAAAAAATGTACAATAGCAGATATCGGCACCGTTGTTGGCGGTGCTACACCATCAACAACAAATCCCAATAATTACGATGGTGGCCAGATTGCTTGGATAACGCCTAAAGACCTTTCTAATCACAAAAGTCGTTTCATTTCTCATGGTGAACGTAATATTACCGAACATGGTTTAAAAAGCTGTTCAACTCAACTACTCCCTAAAAATTCCATTCTGTTCACCTCACGTGCACCCATTGGATATGTTGCGATTGCTGCAAATGAAGTATGTACTAATCAAGGATTCAAAAGCGTTATTCCGAATGAAAATACAGATTACATGTTCCTGTATTATCTTTTATTGTATAATAAAGACCTAATTGAAAGTATGGGTAGCGGAACAACCTTCAAAGAAGTTTCTGGAAAGACCATGCAACAGATTCCAGTTCAAGTTCCTCCATTTGAAGAACAAAAAAGAATATCAAAAATCTTATCGTCATTAGACGATAAGATTGAATTGAATGCTAAAATAAACGATAATTTAGCGGCCTAA
- the xerA gene encoding site-specific tyrosine recombinase/integron integrase: protein MKKVIKDQIMQDMLNSLDNAQLEILSNALDSAFSSVEILSNQQSETSFNENLDQQLVKAFIAAKRIEGCSEKTLQYYQKTIQDFILGISKNIKKISTDDVRQYLTSYQQRKNSSKVTIDNIRRIFSSFFSWLEDEEYIFKSPIRRIHKVKTDKIIKETYSDEELERLRDSCATPRDIAVIDTLASTGMRIGEMVLLNKQDINFTERECIVFGKGNKERVVYFDARTKLHLQQYLESRTDSNEALFVSLRKPATRITISGIESRLRKFGRQLDINRVHPHKFRRTLATMAIDKGMPIEQLQRFLGHQRIDTTLQYAMVKQSNVKLAHKKYIG from the coding sequence ATGAAAAAAGTGATAAAAGATCAAATTATGCAGGATATGTTGAATTCTTTGGACAATGCTCAGCTTGAGATTTTGAGTAACGCATTAGATTCTGCATTCAGTTCTGTTGAAATTTTGTCAAATCAGCAAAGTGAGACATCTTTTAACGAGAATCTTGATCAACAGTTGGTAAAAGCGTTTATTGCAGCGAAGAGAATCGAGGGCTGTTCCGAGAAAACCTTGCAATATTATCAAAAGACCATCCAGGATTTCATTCTCGGCATATCAAAGAACATCAAGAAAATTTCTACAGACGATGTTAGACAATACCTGACCAGCTACCAACAGCGTAAAAATTCCAGCAAGGTTACAATCGATAATATCAGGCGCATTTTCTCTAGTTTCTTTTCTTGGCTTGAAGATGAAGAATATATTTTCAAGAGTCCAATTCGCAGGATTCACAAGGTAAAAACCGATAAAATCATTAAAGAAACTTATAGCGATGAAGAACTAGAGCGACTTCGTGATAGCTGTGCGACGCCTAGGGATATTGCGGTTATTGACACTCTTGCCTCTACTGGCATGCGTATTGGCGAAATGGTATTGCTGAACAAGCAAGACATCAATTTTACAGAGCGCGAATGTATTGTTTTCGGCAAGGGGAATAAGGAACGAGTAGTTTATTTTGATGCGAGGACCAAACTGCATTTACAGCAATATTTAGAGAGTAGGACAGATTCGAACGAGGCTTTATTTGTTTCTCTTAGAAAACCAGCAACAAGAATTACTATTAGCGGCATAGAAAGTCGTCTGCGAAAATTCGGAAGGCAACTCGACATCAACAGAGTTCATCCGCATAAATTCAGGAGAACTCTGGCAACAATGGCGATTGACAAAGGAATGCCTATTGAGCAACTGCAACGCTTTTTAGGACACCAACGCATCGACACAACATTGCAATACGCTATGGTGAAACAATCAAATGTGAAACTTGCGCACAAGAAATATATTGGATAA
- a CDS encoding restriction endonuclease subunit S encodes MPEDWREVSLRECCSSITDGVHNTVVDDSNGDCLLLSCKNIKGGVLSIGSDERKINRETFDKLRKRTKLAKGDILLSSVGTVGEMLLLKTEPENIEFQRSVAIIKPNYDVISSEFLYNSLNLQKEMVTNAAHGAVQQCLFLSDIGDFKTILPTSDYMEKYTVIISPYYEQISKNQQEIQRLTTLRDTLLPKLMSGEIDVENIQI; translated from the coding sequence ATGCCAGAAGATTGGAGAGAAGTTTCCTTGAGAGAATGTTGTTCTTCAATTACTGATGGTGTTCATAACACTGTTGTTGATGATTCTAATGGGGATTGTCTCTTGCTGAGCTGTAAAAATATTAAGGGTGGGGTTCTGTCAATTGGTTCTGATGAACGTAAGATTAATCGAGAAACGTTTGATAAACTTAGAAAACGAACAAAACTAGCTAAGGGCGATATTCTGCTTTCATCCGTAGGAACTGTTGGAGAAATGCTCTTGTTGAAAACAGAACCAGAAAATATAGAGTTTCAGCGAAGTGTTGCGATTATCAAGCCAAATTATGATGTTATAAGCTCTGAGTTCTTGTACAATTCATTGAACTTGCAGAAAGAAATGGTTACAAATGCAGCTCATGGTGCCGTTCAGCAATGTCTCTTTTTGTCTGACATTGGCGACTTCAAAACAATATTGCCGACATCAGATTATATGGAAAAATACACAGTAATTATTTCTCCATATTACGAACAAATCTCAAAAAATCAACAAGAAATTCAACGCCTAACCACCCTCCGCGACACCCTTCTCCCAAAACTCATGTCCGGCGAAATAGATGTGGAAAATATCCAGATTTAG